TTAGCTGATTGCACAAGCAACATTATCCCCTTGCTGTCTTTATACTCTTATCAGTGAGGTTTTATGAGTCATTTTTATTCAACTCGTGGTTTTCAGTGGGGAACAGGCTTCCATGCCAGATGCCCTGGATCCTTCCATGGAACCGTACACTGGACAGTTCTACCATCCTGCCGTGTCTGCTGGTACTAGTGGAGGCACAGGGACAGATTCTCTTGAAGAGGAGCCGCCCCTTcttgaaggtaaaaaaaagacttttgtTTACTTATTGCCTATATGCTTGAAAAATAGACATTTTCTTTGGGTCATTATAACTACCCATATGGATTAGCTGAAATCTAGCTGGCAAGGCTCAGTTCATTCAGAGGTCAGATGTGTTTACCCCTGGAAACAGCTGGAGAACCAACTAATCAGTGAAGCCAACATTCCTCTATTCAAACTCCAAATAAAAGCCACATGGCACTGGAACGTAACAATCACAAAGAGTTACTGGATGATCAAGAGGACCTTTTGTTGCGTTGCATGCAAACAGAGTACAAAGattggatttttaaatatttgttttctgtgaattGAGCAATCCCCCCTGCTTTCTGTTCATTGTCCAGAACTTGGCATCAGTTTTGATCACATCTGGCAGAAGACGCTGACAGTGCTGAACCCCTTCAAGCCTGCAGATGGCAGCATAATGAATGAGACTGATCTGACAGGTCCGGTCCTCTTCTGCGTCACACTGGGGGTCTTTTTAATGATGGTGAGTCACTGGTATGGTTCTGCCTACAGCTCAACCGTTACCACTGTACAGATGTGAgatttaaaaagtgtgtgtatttcttgATTCTGGTTGATTCAGGCAGGTAAAGTCCACTTTGGTTGTATATACGGGATCAGTGCCACAGCCTGCATTGGGGTGTACATTCTGCTGAGTCTGATGAGTACTGTGGCAGTGTCTTATGGTTGTGTGGCCAGTGTCCTGGGCTACTGCCTCCTGCCCATTGTGGCCCTCTCTGCATTTGCTGTCTTCTACTCTTTGCAGTAAGTAGCTGTGTTtcctttctgtttctattttttgACTTGTTGGATGTTAAAAGCTCAAAGGTTGAGCATGAAAATTCATTTGTGGCTTTGACAATACAGATTTGACAAAATAATGCTGGTTATTGTTGGTGTAACACATGTAAGGGGCCCGAACTAGCTGCTCCAACCACGTCTAATGATCTTCATTTGACGACCAATGCATCAATTGTCATCTGCATCAATACAGTCATCATCAGTATCATCCAATAAAATAAACCCAAAGCCACCAATCATCTCAAACGCCTATCACCATTTCCCCTTTATCAGTTCTGTTAGCGGCACCTTTAGCACACTGCCTTCAGGTCACCGATGCTGCCACAAGCATTACCACCTACACCATCAgcatacaagggatattctccatctcgTCCTACATGTTCTAAAGTAAAATGGTCAGTTTTAGTTTGAACTGACCAAAGAAAACAGACAGTTAACATTTAAGAATCCATGCCAATCAGGACAGTTTGACTTCCAACCACCTTTCATGCTTCTAAtccatctttttgttttcacagaggaaTGCTGGGCACAGTTCTGGCCTTGTTAGTGATTTGTTGGTCTAGTTTCTCGGCCTCCAAGATCTTCATCTCCACCCTCGCTATGGAGGGCCAGCAGATGCTGGTTGCCTACCCATGTGCCCTGCTCTACGGACTCTTTATACTGCTCGCTGTATTTTAACTGGCACTAGATACAACCCagagtattattattgttattacaatTAGTATTATTTGTCTGTTAAGACCTTGCAGGGGGATTTACCGAGCATTATGTGGATGACTGCATGTTACAGAGCTTCAGCTCCACACTGATCTCTGTGTTCTTATAAATGAGGCAAAAATGTAAAGCATTTATCTCAATATTCTATATACTTTGATCTGTTCTCTTTTCTATGtcgatgtttgttttattgatttatgaTGTTATATTTAAACATTGTGCTGACTGTATGTTTTCCACTCTTTTTTTATGCTCATATTGAAAATGTGCCACTATTTTTAACATATACCTGAACAGTCCAACAGCCAACAACTCACAAGGAGAAATAACGGAAGAAAACATTAAGTGTGAAGTCTTAATATCTGTCCTCATGAGTAGGCTATGCCAGTAAGTGACTACCTTGTTATCTAGAGAGGTGAGTCGGATATTCAGTGTTCATTGTACACAGAGCCAGGTTGTTAACTGAGCAGTTGGACTGTATTTTTTTGCATCGTGCTTTTGCAGTCTTGTTGACATCTCTAAGCGATTTACAGTACAGGACACATTCACCCATTCCCACACATTCATGCAGCGCttctgtgcagcactttttctattaCACACCATTTTTATTACACACACTGTTGGTAAAGCCATCAGGGGGAatttgggattcagtatcttgcctaaggacattttggaatgcagactggaggagctggggagtTTACAATGGTATCCTACAGTAGCCATTTCCTCTATAGACATTAGAGGGAGCCACAACATCAGCTTGGAATGGGAAAATATTCTGACTGGCTGAGTGACTACAAACGTCCCACATGTCTAACAGTGACACAAGCTGAAATGTCTGTATGTTCGTTACATGGTTCCAGTTGTTGTCGTGCACGTTCCCTCTCCAACACACTGCCTTTACATTCTGCTTGTTGCAGGAAACCAAACAGCTGTAAAGGCTCTGAGAGGAGAACCGACCACATGAGTGTGAACGGGAACTGAGGAGTGCGTTGACACAGAGCTGTGGAGCACTGAGCGAAGTGAAAAAACGAGCACATTTTTTCACACAGCTTCCATGATGTATGAGGGTCTGAGCAGACTCTGACAACTGCAGGGTCGATGATATTCTGCAGACAACTTGTTTTGAGTGGGGAGGGTGAGCGGGGGTAAGGGCGTGGGGTGGTGGGTGTCAGCAAAGTGTGCTGTGATATTAACAACAGCTAACTTCTAAGGGTGCTGGTGCAATCAGTAGGGTGGATCCAGTCCCTAGGGTGCCGCGCGAGCAGACAGGGTCGACTTCTGAGGGAACGAGCACCCAGGCCACCTTCTCTCTGTGCCCTGTTAGTGGGAGAGAAACACCACAGCACTGACTGCACTGAAGGAtagtaagtgtgtgtgatttttacCCCACTTCCAAACCCTCACTCTCTGCTGTTCTGTGTGGTGGCCACAGACCCATTCGTCACACAGGGTGGAACTGTGGTCAAACAACGATGAAGAGTAAAGTGATGTGTGCTGTAAACATTCATCACAGTTTACAGACCAACTTCCTGCTTCAACTGTGACCCACTCGTCCTACTGTAATGGTGCACACACTTTTACTGTGCAGCGAAGGATCATGGGCAATGTTTCATGCGCGTGTGTGACTTTCAGTTTGACCCCCACATAAAGTGacactggcaacctgtccaggatgtGCCCCGCCTCTCACCCTCAGCTGATATACTGCCTTAGCTTCCTGCATACAGCCACTACTTCAGGCTGGGTGACAATTATATTAGTTTGAAATCTACATGgttacagaaacacacaacatttagCAGATGCAAAGTAACAAAAAGTCACATAATGATAATTGCAGCCGAGCAGAGTGCTATTTTTCCAGTGACACCACGGACCACGCTCTAATGGGCAGAGGAAGCATTAGAAGGACGACGTGTTCAGGAAGTGTAAAATCCGACCCAAGGACCTGGAGGATTCTGCAGCTGACTGTGACACCTGCAGCTGTGCCTGGGTGTGACCCCtatgctggaggaggagcacaCAAACCCACGGCCGCCTCTCCCATGACCAACAGATTTAcaatacacaaataaaagacagaagtAGAATTAATCATTGGATTCAGTGGACAAACTGCAACATACCCTTTAAATGGCTAGTACTTCTTCAGGCCTCGTGACACAGGAACATGGAACATGGTTGATCCGCTCCACAGTCTggacaaacagagacaagaaATAACcacagtgtgtttacagttaTGTGctatgttttttaataaatacaagttTTCGTCGATTTGTGAAATGAGAAGTAAATGAAGTCAGTTAAAATGCATCGTTCTCACTTTCAATGTTTCatgaatttataaaaataacTGGAAAAAAAGTAAGTTGCAATTGTGTCATGTGCCGACAAAGTATGGCAAGGTATAAAAACATATAAGTGCTTCCAGCTTGACAAtgttcaaaaaaaaagaaaaaatctgggAGATTGACAAAACTTTCAGATAAACTGTGCAACTGCTCTGATTTATCTGATGCTATCTGAAGCACTACTTGGACAAACATGGTGCAGGAGACATCAGAAGAAAACCTCACCCGTCTCCTCATCACATAAATTCTGCAGAGCAACATCTAAAAATACAAAGGTGGAACTTTCTAAGAACTGACTGATTAGGCTGCAAACTCGTACACAGGCTACAAATACTGCCACAAATCCCATTATGTAAATGTCCTACTAGTTACTGTATAGTAGTGAGCGTGCAGCCCcctgcagagagaaactctgtgaaggaacatgtgtgtatgtttgacagaaagaggagggaaaggGACGGACAGTCCCACGGTGAGACTGTGAGGAGCAGGGCCAGTCTTTCTTCTCCTGACTGGACTGGTTAAAGCAAACAAATCCCTCTGGCCAAGCAGTAGGCCGAAGACAAGCGCTCCCTGGGCCCCGCGGAACTCTCCTGCTACTTTACACTAAACTCTTCCAGATGATTTATGGGCTCTCTCTCCTCGCAGAGACTCGCTGCTGCTCACCTTTCATTCACCAGAGCGCAGGCTGACGGGGGCTCTCCGCTCAGTGCACTGGGACTCGTCATTAACCCAGTACGCACCGCATGACAAGCACCACAATCTGCTGCACGTTCGACCTGCTTGTTCTGCTTTAAACCGTTCGTTCCCCTGCAGCAGTCTGATGAATTCTTCATGCTAATTTCCCAGGGAGGCAGTATGGATCAGTTGAAGTCCTGTTTCTGCATCCTGCTGTCTTAATGCTGGGATGAACTCAAAGGGTTTATGAAGGGTCACATCTGTATACAGGGCAAACacactgctctgctgcagggATGATGATAGGAACTCTCAGGGCTGCAAGTGCCCTGGACGACACTGAGGTCTTGTCCTCTGTATTTTCATGTGGTGGACTGCAGGTACTTAAAAATCCACATTTGGCGTTTTTATGATttgaattgttattttttataaacTAAATAGCATTAACGCATCTCTTTGTGATGTCTTTATTATAAAGGGACACCTGTCAACGGACCATCACCCCTGTATTTGTATAAGTCTTGGTACAGCCCCGAACGTCACCAGGGTCTGTTATGGTTGTTTTTACAATACAGgttcaaaatgtcacattatatCACACATGCTGTGATCACACTACTCCCGGGTAGGAATATAGATCTTCCATAACTAATTGTCTTGCAATACCATCAGCGGTACATTCTGAAGTGAGCAGGCGTTCGGAGTCCTTATCATCAGAAAGAAAGTTGTTGAAATGGGATGTTCTGATCTAGCTATCTGAACCGTATGATAGCAATTACATTTGAAACTTAATATCCAATGATGCTGGCTGGACATTATCTTGGCCATTTTCACAATGAATGCACTCTTTGTATCTTGTGTTATTATTACACACAAAAGGACAATTATTCTATTGTCtgcctcattctgacctgcctgctgctgaaTGTCCCCGGTgtgtggataaataaagttCTATCTGATCTAAACACATGCATTAAAGTAAAAGCAgggttttattgttgtgtctCAATATGTTTTGTATGCGAAAATCTAAATTTGTAAATTAACTAGCAACTATagctaaattaatttatttagcTATAGTTAAATGAATTTAACTAAACCTAAAGTGGAGCAAAAGTGCAATATTTGCCTGTGAGATCTAGTGGAGTAGAAAGTTGCAGTAGTAAATTACAACACTCATGTAAAGTAGTCCCTAAAATTGGAATACAGTAATTGAATACTTAGTTACATTCCATCATTGTTTACCAAACACCAGTAAAAATgaacaacaataatacaaattaaattatttattcataggaatatatgatttgatttcagttgTTCATAGTCTATATATGGTCTTGTATATGGGTGACTGAAGCTTATCTACCTTATTTTATATAACAGCGTTAGAGAGCTGCCCAAATATGATAGTTTACCCACCTTTTTCTTTTACCGCTACAGCCCTGCTCTCAGTCATACTGCTTCTAACCTGTAGGTCACCACGACCCAACCTCCTTCACTCTGTAGCACAATACATGGTTGTTGTTATACTTGTCCACAGGACACCGTAATTGTTTCCTGCATTAGTTTATGAAGCTAATAGCATTCCTGTGCTATTACtgatttttatgtatttattttgccatttttatatgctttatagtttttattgtttgactgGAGTCATTTGGTGTTTTTCCCACCAGTGTGTTGACCTGAgctctctgttttgttttatggtaAATGGGCTGCATTTAAGTGTTGTGCTTTTCTCGTCTTtacgaccactcaaagcgctttacactACGACTGGTGCAGAGCTTACCAAACTAAATTCCTAACAGCTCCACTGAAATGGCAATAAAGCCTGAATCTTCTGTCCAAATTGCACCTGAGCTTTAAGACCACATGTAAAGCCATAATAAAGACAGGCTGCTACAGACAGAAACATCGTCCAGCTGCCAGCAGCCCGTCACTCACTTTCACCGCCACTCTGGTGATGATTACCAGAGCTGAGCTTTAGTCAGTGTAATGCAGCTTTTccaagtattttaatatttctgcaTCACACTTCATATTTTACTGACGTCTCAGGCTTAGTCTCAGCAGGATTTTGACAATTGTACAACTgtataatttattgttttattaatcatCTCCAATGATTCATTCTCCCGAACCACATGATATGATTAGGAGCAAACACTGAGCTCAGATAATGTCATCGTTACTCACCGATTCGATGACTAGAGCTTCTGAGAGTGGAAGGAAATTCAAGGAAAAAGAATGCACAATACTATATTTCTATTATATACTAACATTATCCAAAGTAAACTGTGTTGTTCTTAAGTCTTGTAAATTAACCTGGTGTATTTTACAGATATACTCGCAATGTCAATTGTTTGACAACGAGAAAAACAGACATAAGTAAGACTTCTAATTTAATGGGTAAAAAGTAATAATatcacaagaataaagtcataatttattGATAAAAAAGTTTTTAGGATAAAAAGAACAAGGAGAACCTGTGCTGGTCAAAGTTCCACACAGATGTAACCCATAATATACAGTAGAGCACttccaaacatttcctcctccataTTTCCTTTATGTTGCCTTACTGCTGTATGTAAGTGACCTTACTAGTTTCAAGTTAATCTTATATTAGGTTTTCATTGTAGTGGGGTGTATTGGCGTGATAGGGtaacattatttacattatgcTTTACAAATGCAGTGCTATATAAAACACATGTGTTTTGTAAGGACAGATATGGTAGAGCGTGTAGCTGTGTCAAGCCATTTATTCTCTGTTCCTATGACTGCATTTAAACTCTGCGCAGTATTTCATGTCAGGctgttgagctgcagcttctcacatCTTAATCACAGCGGCTCTCTGGAGGTCTGTCCGTGTGCAGCGCTGCAGCTCTATCTGAGGCTTATAGCATGGAACTATTAACCCCAACATCTTGATATGTAAAACTACAAGCACGCATTCTTTTAAAGATTTTCATCACCCTCCCTAATGTTGTTGCCGTGGACCTTTGCGGCCTCAGTTGCACCATCATCATCTCACGTCAGCTGTGGTGTAACCTTATCCCGCCTTGTGTCACTGGGGAGCAGAGGGCTGTGCAGCAGCCCCGTGCGCTGCATTCGCAATCGTATTTCCACAGTGAATGCTTTGCATTATGACTTCTACTCAAACTACAAAAATGATATAGcacaaaaatatatcaaattaaagCTTATCATGGATTTAATACTTCCTATATTTTCTGAATCTGAAACTTACAATTTCCATTATTTATTCTCTGTACATTGGGGCAATTAACAGAGCTAATAAATGTTATCTGCTTGTCAGTCAAAGAAACAGCTGAATAATCCAATGTTAAATCCAATGTAAACTGCCTGGATCCTCCATCAGCACTGCTGGTCAGAAGGTGAAAAAGCTTGAGtgtgaattaaaacaagttaTTAAGAGCTAAGTAGAGTTTTTTGCACTGATTATTTAAATGGAGAAATAGTGAATTGTGAAGGATCCTGGCAGTAGATTGGTaacatgaaaaactaaaatggcactcagagagcaggttcctcctccaaggcccaacagttcccttatgaaaccacatttacattaattGATCCAGATCTTTATatatggatctgcaccaaattgcacagactcataaatatcagtcccctaaaaatgCCTGATTATTTCCATCAAGGTGCACCAAATCATTTTCTGGGAAATCCAGGAAAACACCCCAATcaagatctgcaccaaaattcaatgggctcttccctgacccatgccACATTCtaccaccaagtttcgtggtaatccgtccagactaacaaacagatgagtcttcttggcggaggtaattaaGTCAGTCTGAAGCATGTTTGATTTACTGTGTTCGACAGGCTTTTGTCCACATCAGCGTGTTAGCTCCACAGCAAGCTGCTCTCTGCACACAAGCATTTAGATCCACATtcaagtgaaagtgaaaattaaaatgaaatgcgTCACTGAGTGACGATGTGCATAACTCACAGTAACAGTTATCTGTTATCTCCTGGAAGGTCACAATAGGAGTCATTATTGTTCCAGCTTTTTGGTTTAACACCAATGTTAAAATCACATTACCACAACTGATCCTGTGGGGAGCATGAACTTCTGAACCAAATTGAACAGCAGCCTCTCTCGTCCAAACCGGAGCGACGGAGCTGCCtgatgaagaagcagcagtgaAATATGTCTTGTGCTTGTTGTGAGGTATGAGGTGATCGTGCTGGAGGCCTGAGCACAGTGAGTCCAACAGAagctgagggagagacagacttAATGCACTTTTAATTAAACCATCATGTGCTGCATCAGCGGCTCAAGTGAGGGCCTCACATCTATATTAGCACTGCAGTACCTAGCCTATCAATATTACTGCACCGATTAAGAACATTAAATTCAGTAATTGCACTAATTGGGagttatttgtaaaataaataggACGGAGCTGCCATTAAAAGGCCCCAGCAGGGTTTTGTGCCAGATAGATTTGATAGAGTGGCTGCCTCTGTGTTTCCACcttgttttccctctctcttcaaATGATCCAGAAAATATCCTAATGAAGAATGCAGGTGGGAAAATCATTATGTATCCTGGAGGTCTGACTACCAGGGAGTAGGGCTTTATTTGTGGCTGACCACGAGAGAAAATACAGCTAATGACCACGCTCAGAGCAACCAGCACGGCTGATTGGAGCTTAACTAACCCATGAAGACCCATGATTTTCTTCAGGGGCTCAGTGGCTCGTTGCAATCCAACATCCGGAgtacagtgtcagtgtgtgtgtgtgtgtgtgtgtgtgtgtgtgtgtgtgtgtgtgtgtgtgtgtgtgtgtgtgtgtgtgtgtgtgtaggctacAGCAATCATTTTACTGTAAGTGACTGCTTATCAAAGGTATGTTAATACAAGGAGCGGCTTCCAAAGAGCAGAGACCCTGTTGAGAAATTACAGTACACGTCATGTTTTCAAAGAAAACAGATCTCAAGACATTGAATTCTGTCTGAGAAGAAACTTCTGCCTAAAGGTGCGTTTCCTCTGCAGGAACTTTCCCCAGGAACTTGGAAGCCTCGCAGGAACTCCAGACCAGGGTCTAAGATTTCAGGAACTAAAGTACAGGAACCCTTGGGGTGGAGCCTACAGCGCCTGAACATGCCTGATTGGTTGAGTACTCAAGTATTTTATTTCAGCCAATAAATCTCTGCTATATATGACAAAATCTGTTTAGCTTTTCGAATGTTTTGAATACGCTTCATAATAGTCTTTTGCGATCAACAGCTGAACAAGTAGAATCTCATATTGTATAGTATCATATTTATTGTAGTCTTCTACATTACTTGGAACAGGTTGTTGACTGCAAATTGTTGTGATCCATCTTTAATAAAAGCGATTGAACTGAATCTTATAACTTACTGTTGATAACAATATAGCAGAATTGTGAAATTGTATagtgcagtgtgtttttattcaaatgtaatatTATGCTGCATCTTAACTGTAGAAAAGAAACTCAGAAAAAAACGCAAACTCAAGTCATTATCATGGACATGACAAACAAATGACTCCTTTTTTGGCATTaagttacatttatttttaattgaatatatTCTAGtatatattaacatattttataCACTTCAGCATATTTACTCCAAATGTATTTGATCATAATGTATGTATGACTCATATGACAAGTCTAGAGCCCTTGTGATTTTTGTTCATACCTTGAAAGAaaatttattttgatttaaatgttaataaatcaTGATAATATGTTTACTATTATTTAACCCACAGAGCTTTCAATGAAAAACCTTCATACTCCTCAGAGTAGAGAACCTGATAGCCAGCCCTTACCTAAATCACACAAACATAGCCCTCTGTCATTCACTataaatttgaaaatatatagACGGAAATAGTGACTGAAAGCAGATGCATATGATTGCGTCTCAAATAACACTGCTGTAACGAGCAAGACACTGaatatttttgatttgatttcagatcATTCACTTCTCTCTGTTCCTGATGAGCTTGAACTCATGTGGTAATGCCCACCATGACTTCACTAATGTCCCACAGTTTACTGGCGACTTCCCGGTCTGTGGCCTTGTCCAGCAGAACCTGAGGCCGACCATCTGCAAAGCACTTTCCCTGCACACCGTCTGCGTCTGGGCTGCAGGCCAAGAACACTGAAGTCCGAGCTCCTTCTTCGGGGCTCTTAAACAAGCCCCAGGAGAGCAGGTTAAACACGGGCTGAGCTAACACCGGGACATGAACGTGCCTCCCCAGATTAGTCCTCACTATGCCTGGAGTCAGGGCGTTCACCGTCACGCCGCTGCCCTCCAGTCGGTGGGCCAGCTCACAGGTGAACAGCAGGTTGGCCAGTTTGCTCCGACTGTAGGCGGAGGCCTTGTCGTAGCTGTGCTCGCTGTTCAAGTCCTCAAAGTCGATGTGACCGTGCTTGTAGAGCTTGGAGGAGACCACCACGATGCGGCTGGGAGCAGACCGCTTCAGGAGGTCCAGCAGCAGGTGCGTGAGCAGGAAGTGGCCCAGGTGGTTGACCCCAAACTGCATCTCAAAGCCGTCCTCTGTTCTGGTGTAAGGACACTGGTAGACTCCAGCGTTGTTGATGAGCACGTCCAGCCGAGGCTCCTCCTGTTCAACAGCACAGAGGAGACTATGAGACAGATAATCtgtgtgcttttactttgatgGCATACTGTGAACTGTGCAGGCTGTGCTTCAGATTCAGTGTAAAACCTGCATTTGAGGATATACAACAATGTGTCTCACTCCTATGTAATATTTATAAGCCATAATCTACAGTATACACTATGCGTTAATATGGGATGGAAgctgtgtgaaaataaaatgatcagaCTACTCCTGACCATACACTGATCACTAGCTGCTGTTAGTGTGGTATGGTAAACAATAAGTGATGGGTTTTCACTTCAGAGTCAGGATGTCTCAGCAACAACTCAAAAACCTAACTTTCTGGAGGTCTTGATGACATAATGAACTAACGTAAAATAATCCTGTCATGTTTCATACTGAGGATAGCTTACTGTTTAGATAAATATGGAGCTGAAAAGACCTTTAAAACCATATGGGAACCAATTTGACCAATTAAAGAAGATATGACCAGTGAAAGTCACAGAGCCCCATAAAGTTCAGATTTTATTAGCTCATATCTCTCTCCATTACATTTCAGTTCCATAAGTTTCTCATGAGACCAAATCAGCATGTTTCATTAAGATCTGAGAGGGTGCGGCCCATAAGTGGGATGATTTGACTGATGACAAACTGATCACCTGTGCCAccctttcattgtttttttactttaactctAAGGATTAGCAGCAGGACATTATCGGTTGGGATTAGCAGTTTACTCTCAGgtatttttgtcactttccttTTTAGTGATAtgtataataatttaaaataatgtattatatattttattttaacaataaagTTTCACGTCTTATTtgtttatatctatatttaagttgtcttaattgtttttattctcctttatttattttaaatttcagtGCGTGTGAAATCaccttttatttgatatatatgtCATATGAAATCtactattttaataaaatatcgAAACATTATTCATCAGAgtatttgtgttcatgttttggGGGAAAGGCAGAAGACTTATAACTTTGACGGTGTCATTAAGCACATGTTGTTTGCGGTTTGAAATCTATGCCGAATCAAAGAGTGGCATTTCGTCAAGGACATAATGAACAATATAAACTTTTGAGTACATTGGTTTTCTAGATAACAGAGGTCCAATCATAAAATAGGTCGATTTATGAATGACGTTTGGCCTGCCGTTCCTTTCTTGCTGACACCTGGGGTATTCGGGCTGTCCGGTGACATGACGCCATGTCGCTACCTTCATCACGTCCTGACAGAACGCGTGCACAGATGTGAGGGAGGCCAGGTCCAGCTGTTTGAGGACCAGCTGGGCCCTGTCGGCCCCGGTCTGCTCTCGGATCTCCCGGGCCGCCTCCTCCGCGCTGCTCAGGTCCCGGCAGGCCATGATCACGCGGCCCCGGAGCTTCACGATGGCGGCCGCCGTGGCCTTTCCTATCCCGCTGTTAGCCCCGGTCACCAGCACCGTCTTCCCGCTCATCATTCTCTCACCGGCCATCGGAGGTGAGGCTGAGCGGAGCTCCGGGCGTCACGAGCTAACGGGCTAACCGAGCGGCCAATAACACGAAAACACTTCATTACCCAGAGTTCACAGCGACAGTTCCCTTCGCGGGAGCTCGTAAAACGGACTTTCAACCATTCAAATGACTTAGACAGAGATAAATTAGATTTAATATTGTAATGTTTAGCTCCGCGTGTCTCcttttggaaaatatttaataaataaaaaaagaataaaaaaagtctACAACATGATacaccagttttttttctctctgttgtaaATTCTGGGGTTTTTCACTTGTTCATATATCATTGATAGCCTATCTTAAA
The sequence above is drawn from the Hippoglossus hippoglossus isolate fHipHip1 chromosome 22, fHipHip1.pri, whole genome shotgun sequence genome and encodes:
- the LOC117756470 gene encoding protein YIPF7-like, which produces MGDFEQFEQDFYQTGYYTDDQGQPVAYYNIYDPTSPDYYGVGEQASMPDALDPSMEPYTGQFYHPAVSAGTSGGTGTDSLEEEPPLLEELGISFDHIWQKTLTVLNPFKPADGSIMNETDLTGPVLFCVTLGVFLMMAGKVHFGCIYGISATACIGVYILLSLMSTVAVSYGCVASVLGYCLLPIVALSAFAVFYSLQGMLGTVLALLVICWSSFSASKIFISTLAMEGQQMLVAYPCALLYGLFILLAVF
- the rdh14a gene encoding retinol dehydrogenase 14a, translating into MAGERMMSGKTVLVTGANSGIGKATAAAIVKLRGRVIMACRDLSSAEEAAREIREQTGADRAQLVLKQLDLASLTSVHAFCQDVMKEEPRLDVLINNAGVYQCPYTRTEDGFEMQFGVNHLGHFLLTHLLLDLLKRSAPSRIVVVSSKLYKHGHIDFEDLNSEHSYDKASAYSRSKLANLLFTCELAHRLEGSGVTVNALTPGIVRTNLGRHVHVPVLAQPVFNLLSWGLFKSPEEGARTSVFLACSPDADGVQGKCFADGRPQVLLDKATDREVASKLWDISEVMVGITT